In the genome of Verrucomicrobiia bacterium, one region contains:
- a CDS encoding M14 family metallocarboxypeptidase encodes MGEGLDLERVLRDIEIAAQTHGWQIEKFHASGNHPLLALTRRVANPKKRLYISTGIHGDEPAGPLAVLQLLQENRWPADVDIWLCPCLNPAGFTRNARENANGVDLNRQYLNPTAEETRAHINWLERQPSFDLCVCLHEDWESQGFYLYELNPDHQPSLAQRIIDRVAEICPIDLSEMIEGRDAVRGIISPIITPQTRPDWPEALYLLMYKTRLSYTVEAPSDYELKTRVAAEVAALRVVLESLEK; translated from the coding sequence TTGGGTGAAGGATTGGACCTCGAACGCGTTCTTCGCGATATTGAAATCGCCGCGCAAACTCACGGCTGGCAAATCGAAAAATTTCATGCGAGCGGAAATCATCCACTGCTCGCATTAACCCGCCGAGTTGCGAATCCAAAAAAACGTCTCTACATTTCGACGGGCATTCACGGAGATGAACCCGCCGGACCGCTCGCGGTTTTACAATTACTGCAAGAAAATCGCTGGCCGGCGGACGTGGACATCTGGCTTTGCCCGTGCCTGAACCCGGCGGGTTTTACCCGCAACGCGCGCGAGAATGCCAACGGCGTGGACCTCAACCGACAGTATTTGAATCCCACCGCCGAAGAAACGCGCGCGCATATTAACTGGCTCGAGCGTCAGCCGAGTTTTGACCTGTGCGTTTGCCTTCATGAAGATTGGGAGTCTCAAGGATTTTATCTTTACGAATTGAATCCCGACCATCAGCCGTCGCTGGCGCAACGCATTATTGATCGGGTGGCAGAAATCTGCCCGATCGATCTTTCGGAGATGATCGAGGGGCGCGACGCCGTCCGCGGCATCATCAGCCCCATCATCACTCCGCAAACGCGACCGGATTGGCCGGAAGCACTTTATTTGTTGATGTACAAAACCCGGCTGTCCTACACCGTCGAAGCGCCATCGGATTACGAACTCAAAACTCGCGTGGCAGCGGAAGTGGCGGCGTTGCGGGTGGTGCTGGAATCTTTGGAGAAATAG
- the bioB gene encoding biotin synthase BioB, with amino-acid sequence MLSTMSGTLIDANNHDRLAALGRRVLNGGQVTRDEALWLFSLESAGDIFDLMSWSNRIREHFKGNKIHLCSIVNAKAGACSENCSFCAQSSFHQTGSPRYGFVDPEPVLDAADEANKHGVTAVGLVAAWKGLNEGPMLDEVCDRIRDLAQSGKTRPDASLGIIKSQKVADRLKEAGLECYGHNLETSRRFFPSQCTTHSYEDRIETIGYLKKAGIKICSGGIIGMGETREDRCDLAFSLKEVGANVVPINILNPIPGTPFEKNPPLPPMEILKTIACFRFVLPKKEIMIAGGRTINLRDMQSMIFTAGASALMVGNYLTTLNQPVEKDLQMLKDLGLDPSWDNHDFADQDEAGCGCSSEGCATHATA; translated from the coding sequence ATGCTGTCAACCATGAGCGGAACATTGATTGACGCAAATAATCACGACCGATTGGCCGCATTGGGACGCCGCGTTCTTAACGGCGGCCAAGTCACCCGTGACGAGGCGCTTTGGCTTTTCAGCCTCGAAAGCGCCGGGGATATTTTTGATTTGATGTCGTGGTCTAATCGCATCCGCGAGCATTTCAAAGGCAACAAAATCCATCTCTGTTCCATCGTCAACGCCAAGGCGGGCGCTTGTTCTGAGAATTGCAGTTTTTGCGCGCAATCGTCGTTTCATCAAACGGGTTCACCGCGCTATGGATTCGTTGATCCAGAGCCGGTTTTGGACGCGGCGGATGAAGCCAACAAACACGGTGTCACCGCAGTCGGGTTGGTGGCTGCGTGGAAGGGTTTGAATGAAGGACCGATGCTGGACGAAGTGTGCGACCGGATTCGTGATCTTGCCCAAAGCGGGAAGACGCGCCCCGACGCCTCGCTGGGCATCATCAAAAGCCAAAAAGTTGCCGATCGCCTCAAGGAAGCCGGGCTCGAATGCTATGGCCATAATCTTGAAACATCGCGACGCTTTTTCCCGAGCCAATGCACCACGCACAGTTACGAGGACCGCATTGAAACCATCGGTTACCTGAAAAAAGCGGGCATCAAGATTTGTTCCGGCGGCATCATCGGTATGGGTGAGACGCGCGAAGACCGTTGTGACCTGGCGTTTTCTCTTAAAGAAGTCGGCGCGAATGTGGTGCCGATCAATATTCTCAATCCGATTCCCGGCACGCCATTCGAGAAAAATCCACCGCTGCCGCCGATGGAAATATTGAAGACCATCGCGTGTTTTCGTTTCGTGCTGCCGAAGAAAGAAATCATGATTGCGGGCGGGCGCACGATTAATTTACGCGACATGCAGAGCATGATCTTCACGGCGGGCGCAAGCGCACTGATGGTGGGGAATTATCTCACCACTTTGAATCAGCCAGTGGAAAAAGATTTGCAGATGCTCAAAGACCTTGGCCTCGATCCGAGCTGGGACAACCATGATTTTGCCGACCAGGATGAGGCTGGCTGCGGTTGCTCGTCCGAAGGTTGTGCGACTCACGCCACGGCGTGA
- the lepB gene encoding signal peptidase I, translating to MNNQIAEKQMSIPLVMESAPLEPVRPVRVSGSRLNVSTYTIIRFVQQVGLVCVMAMLSLGSYYLVSKYFVKSVEVVGVSMVPTLGEHNHYLLNLWAFRNRDPQREEIVVIRDPGDHGLSVKRIIATPGESILFKEGQVYVDGKKLDEKYLLPRTHTFTYSQAKEQFITCGKGQYFVLGDNRLRSIDSRSYGPVSREDILGLVKH from the coding sequence ATGAATAATCAGATTGCTGAAAAACAGATGAGTATTCCGCTGGTAATGGAATCCGCTCCGCTCGAGCCGGTCCGCCCGGTCAGGGTCAGCGGCTCACGCCTCAATGTCTCCACCTACACCATCATCCGCTTCGTGCAACAAGTGGGTCTGGTGTGCGTGATGGCCATGTTGAGCCTGGGGTCCTATTACCTCGTCAGCAAATATTTCGTGAAGTCAGTCGAAGTCGTGGGCGTGAGCATGGTGCCCACCCTCGGCGAACATAATCATTACCTCCTGAACCTTTGGGCCTTCCGCAACCGCGATCCGCAACGCGAGGAAATCGTCGTCATCCGCGACCCGGGCGACCACGGCCTTTCGGTCAAGCGCATCATCGCCACGCCCGGCGAATCCATCTTGTTCAAGGAAGGGCAGGTATATGTGGACGGCAAAAAACTCGATGAAAAATATCTGCTGCCCCGCACCCACACCTTCACTTACTCGCAGGCGAAAGAGCAATTCATCACTTGCGGCAAAGGACAGTACTTCGTCCTCGGTGACAACCGTTTGCGGAGCATTGACAGCCGCTCTTACGGCCCGGTTTCGCGTGAGGATATTTTAGGTTTGGTGAAGCACTGA
- the sufT gene encoding putative Fe-S cluster assembly protein SufT, protein MHNVTSVELKRDCEAVQIPAGTVITLPSGTSVDITQTLGGTYTIHARGGLYRIHSKDADALGLESAQSPAPGKLEGPADEKLIWETLKTCYDPEIPVNIVDLGLVYDMHLEALPSGNSIVSVKMTLTAPGCGMGATIAGDAQQKLLYLPGIEEAIVEIVWDPPWHQSMITEQGRKILGID, encoded by the coding sequence ATGCACAACGTCACCTCAGTCGAACTCAAACGGGATTGCGAAGCGGTGCAAATTCCCGCGGGCACGGTCATCACCCTGCCCTCCGGCACATCGGTGGATATTACTCAAACGCTGGGCGGCACGTACACCATTCACGCTCGCGGGGGGTTGTATCGCATCCATTCCAAAGACGCTGACGCACTCGGCCTCGAGTCCGCACAATCACCTGCGCCAGGAAAATTGGAAGGCCCCGCGGATGAAAAATTGATCTGGGAAACTTTGAAGACCTGTTACGACCCGGAGATTCCGGTGAACATCGTGGACCTCGGCCTGGTGTACGACATGCATCTTGAAGCCTTGCCCAGTGGCAACAGCATCGTGTCCGTCAAAATGACTTTGACGGCGCCGGGTTGCGGCATGGGCGCAACCATCGCCGGAGACGCCCAGCAGAAATTACTTTATCTGCCCGGCATTGAAGAAGCCATTGTGGAAATCGTATGGGACCCGCCGTGGCATCAATCCATGATCACCGAGCAGGGACGAAAGATTTTAGGAATAGATTAA